One Kitasatospora sp. NBC_01287 DNA window includes the following coding sequences:
- a CDS encoding glycerophosphodiester phosphodiesterase family protein, whose protein sequence is MTTPDLSAADPARTAPGVQVVAHRGSSAALPEHTLAAYRRALTEGADAVECDVRLTRDRQLVCVHDRTIARVSDGGRKVVSTLTLAELAAHDFGSWKPVADEAPAGPGRPTGDGGAADPERHSVLRLESLLELVADCGRRVDLAIETKHPVRYRGAVEAELVRMLRRFGIQGAPAGEGDPARPHARLMSFSGLALGRLRDSAPEFPRVFLFEHPSLLRLWPGAGLPAGAVIAGPGIELVRRKPELVTRLRAAGHRVHVWTVDRPEDVALCLELGVEAIITNRPRDVLDQLGR, encoded by the coding sequence GTGACGACTCCCGACCTCTCCGCCGCCGACCCCGCCCGCACCGCACCGGGGGTCCAGGTGGTCGCCCACCGCGGCTCCTCGGCCGCGCTGCCCGAGCACACCCTGGCGGCCTACCGGCGGGCGCTGACCGAGGGGGCCGACGCGGTCGAGTGCGACGTCCGGCTGACCAGGGACCGGCAGCTCGTCTGCGTGCACGACCGGACCATCGCCCGGGTCTCGGACGGCGGGCGCAAGGTGGTCTCCACGCTCACCCTGGCGGAACTGGCGGCGCACGACTTCGGCTCCTGGAAGCCGGTCGCCGACGAAGCACCAGCGGGCCCCGGCCGCCCCACCGGTGACGGCGGCGCGGCGGATCCGGAGCGGCACTCGGTGCTGAGGCTGGAGTCGCTGCTGGAGCTGGTCGCCGACTGCGGACGCCGGGTGGACCTGGCGATCGAGACCAAGCACCCGGTGCGCTACCGGGGCGCGGTGGAGGCCGAGCTGGTGCGGATGCTGCGCCGCTTCGGGATCCAGGGCGCGCCGGCCGGCGAGGGCGACCCGGCGCGGCCGCACGCCAGGCTGATGAGCTTCTCCGGGCTGGCGCTCGGCCGGCTGCGGGACTCGGCACCGGAGTTTCCCCGGGTCTTCCTCTTCGAGCACCCCTCGCTGCTGCGCCTGTGGCCCGGCGCCGGGCTGCCGGCCGGCGCGGTGATCGCCGGACCGGGCATCGAACTGGTCCGCCGCAAGCCGGAGTTGGTGACCCGGTTGCGGGCCGCCGGGCACCGGGTGCACGTCTGGACGGTGGACCGCCCCGAGGACGTCGCGCTCTGCCTGGAGCTCGGTGTCGAGGCGATCATCACCAACCGCCCCCGGGACGTGCTGGACCAGCTGGGCCGCTGA
- a CDS encoding ATP-binding protein: protein MILSELLSNSCRYARPLAPLLDLAGGAPDEFPLHPTDLAKPQERAESRPGRPTAEAAAVASAGSAEVEEAATLDELLVGAGVHRHPAAAHEAAGTPCPEQPGGVLVRWQMHTDGLLSLEVTDGGASTRPLPASPSLTAKGGRGLSIVGQLAVDWGVRDAPGEVTVWAVLPAWPARPARRSA, encoded by the coding sequence CTGATCCTTTCCGAACTGCTCAGCAATTCCTGCCGCTATGCGCGGCCGCTGGCTCCATTGCTGGATCTCGCCGGGGGGGCGCCCGACGAATTCCCACTGCATCCCACTGATTTGGCGAAGCCCCAGGAGCGGGCGGAATCCCGGCCCGGCAGGCCTACCGCCGAGGCGGCGGCCGTCGCCTCGGCGGGGTCCGCCGAGGTGGAGGAGGCCGCCACGCTCGACGAGCTGCTGGTCGGCGCCGGGGTGCACCGCCACCCGGCGGCGGCGCACGAGGCGGCCGGGACACCGTGTCCCGAGCAGCCCGGCGGGGTGCTGGTGCGCTGGCAGATGCACACCGACGGCCTGCTGAGCCTGGAGGTCACCGACGGCGGCGCGAGCACCCGGCCGCTGCCGGCCAGCCCCTCGCTCACCGCGAAGGGCGGGCGCGGCCTGAGCATCGTGGGCCAACTGGCCGTCGACTGGGGGGTGCGGGACGCGCCGGGCGAGGTGACCGTCTGGGCGGTGCTGCCGGCCTGGCCGGCCAGGCCGGCCCGCCGCTCGGCCTGA
- a CDS encoding DUF5926 family protein, translated as MAKKAAKKSSQPSRAAAPDGAVPVVGAREDCPCGSGRRYKACHGRQAAHAVQELVHRPFEGLAGEADWVALRELVPAATVPLTLAAGVADGASGEVPSVTLATVLPLAWPALRRPDGSILLGLQTQSSSGDLSRDLADALAEALVTEPGNPVPTRRAAADGPRLQDLLDPAAPFVPAVHTGFEFWLEDAEAASGEVAASLERANASAIPTEKLSSVDSAYWCGTPDKNHLRWVMTVPEEQLLDALARLAALGEASVGEGTRLVGSFRAHGLTVPVWDLPVAMSAADCEKPAAAFAERLTGALAAAAPLTGEERRARANLVSRQVTLN; from the coding sequence ATGGCCAAGAAGGCCGCCAAGAAGTCGTCCCAGCCGAGCCGCGCCGCCGCGCCGGACGGCGCCGTCCCCGTCGTCGGCGCCCGCGAGGACTGCCCCTGCGGCTCGGGCCGCCGGTACAAGGCCTGCCACGGCCGGCAGGCCGCGCACGCGGTCCAGGAGCTGGTGCACCGCCCGTTCGAGGGACTGGCGGGTGAGGCCGACTGGGTGGCGCTGCGCGAGCTGGTGCCCGCCGCGACGGTGCCGCTGACGCTGGCCGCCGGCGTGGCCGACGGGGCGTCGGGCGAGGTGCCCTCGGTCACCCTGGCCACCGTGCTGCCGCTGGCCTGGCCGGCCCTGCGCCGCCCGGACGGCTCGATCCTGCTCGGCCTGCAGACCCAGTCCTCCTCCGGCGACCTGAGCCGCGACCTGGCGGACGCGCTGGCCGAGGCCCTGGTCACCGAGCCGGGCAACCCGGTGCCGACCCGCCGGGCCGCCGCCGACGGCCCCCGGCTGCAGGACCTGCTCGACCCGGCCGCGCCGTTCGTCCCCGCGGTGCACACCGGCTTCGAGTTCTGGCTGGAGGACGCCGAGGCCGCCTCCGGCGAGGTCGCGGCCTCGCTGGAGCGGGCCAACGCCTCGGCGATCCCGACCGAGAAGCTCTCCTCGGTGGACAGCGCCTACTGGTGCGGCACCCCGGACAAGAACCACCTGCGCTGGGTGATGACCGTGCCGGAGGAGCAGCTGCTGGACGCGCTGGCCCGGCTCGCCGCCCTCGGCGAGGCCTCGGTCGGCGAGGGCACCCGGCTGGTCGGCTCGTTCCGCGCGCACGGCCTGACCGTGCCGGTCTGGGACCTGCCGGTGGCGATGTCGGCGGCCGACTGCGAGAAGCCGGCCGCGGCCTTCGCCGAGCGGCTGACCGGCGCACTGGCCGCCGCCGCGCCCCTGACGGGCGAGGAGCGCCGGGCCCGGGCCAACCTGGTGAGCCGTCAGGTCACCCTGAACTGA